One Heyndrickxia oleronia genomic window, TATGCAGTATTTTAAATACAAATTCAAGAAGTAATTAATACTTATAATCACAATATAATGAGTGAAAATTAAAAGACATGAGTCCGGTTTAGTACCATACTCATGCCCAAGGATCTATGAAATAACATGTCTAACTTTAAAGGATTTCTTTACTTAGCAGACCTATCTTATCCTAGTAATATAGCTAAAGAAAGTTCCCCTAAACCTATTAAAATTGGATCCATAACACTTTCACAATTGCGCCAAACATTATTAATGACAATAAATAAGGCTCGAACTGGTAAAAATTAGGAAGAACACAATCCCACCTAGGATACGAAATGTTACTAATTAAATTTTTGTTTATACCATTGAGCAGCTGCTTCAACTTCATCAATTGTTAACTGATGACCTCTATTTTCCCAATGAAGTTCCACATCAGCATTAGCATTCTGCAATAATGATTGTAATTCTGCAGATTCTAATGGAGAACAAATTGGATCGTTTGTTCCTGCAGCAATAAATACTGATTTCCCTGATAAATTAGGTAGATCAATTCCTTTTCTTGGAACCATAGGATGATGAAGAATTGCTCCTTTTAAAGCATTCTGATAATGAAATAATAAACTTGCAGCTATATTAGCACCATTGGAGTAACCAATTGCAATTACATTATTTCTCTTAAACTGATATTTTTCAGCTGAATCATCGAGGAAGTCTTTTAACTCCTTTGTTCGAAAAATTAGATCCTCTTCATCAAAAACCCCTTCAGCTAATCTACGAAAGAATCGAGGCATTCCATTTTCCAGTACATTTCCCCTTACACTTAATACGGATGCTTGATCGTCAACTCTCCCTGCAACTGGTAATAAATCTGATTCATTACCACCTGTACCATGGAGCAATAGTAACGTGGGTCTTGAGGGATCCTTCCCTTTTTGAAAGAAATGCTTCATCTTTTATTCTCCTTTCAAACTCTTAACCTCTATATGCGGAAGTAGTTCTACCATTTCTTCTCGTTTATCCTCAAGCCATGTAGGCAACATAAGTTTATTCCCTAGTTCGGACAGTGGTTCATCAACAGTAAATCCAGGTAGATCCGTTGCGATTTCAAAAAGAATCCCTCCGCCTTCATGAAAATATAATGCTTTAAAATAGTTACGGTCTAAAATCTCAGTTGGAAAATATCCTTCTTGTTCAAGCAATTCTCTCCACTTCTGATGTTGTTCCTCATCCTTAGCTCTCCAGGCGATATGGTGGACAGTTCCCGCACCCATCAGCCCTCTTACAGATGCTGATAACTTAGTGTCAATGATATTTCCAAACTTTCCGTCAGCCTTAAACCTCAGAAATTCACCTTCTTGACCAAGGCAGGTAAATCCTAATACATTTTCTAGAACTTCTGCGGTCTTATGAGGGAATTTTGATAATAGAGTCGCTCCCGCAAATCCTTTAATTGCATATTCAGCAGGGATGTCTGATAATTTCCATCTGTTTCTTTCTCCCTCTGCTCGCTCCACTAACTCTATTTGTAGTCCATCAGGATCATTTAATTCCAAATAGGTTTCACCAAATCGAGAAGAAGATTGATAAGATACTTGATATTTTTGCAAGCGACTTTCCCAGAAGGAGATAGAACCTTTTGGGATCATATATGCTGTAACACCGACCTGTCCTGTTCCTATACGTCCTTTCAATTGTTTGGCCCATGGAAAGAAGGTAATAACTGTACCAGGATCTCCTGTTACATTTCCAAAGTAAAGATGATAAACTTCTGGACGATCAAAATTGACTGTTTTTTTTATCAGCCTTAATCCTAGTACACCCGTATAAAAATCAATAGTTCTTTGAGCATCATTCACCATTGCTGAGATATGATGGATCCCATCCGTTTTTAACATCTGTACACCTCCCTTTACTTTGGTCTTTCAATAGAAAAAACCTTTCCGATTTTAGAATAGTTTGTACCAGCCAATCTACTCACCGCTGCTAAACCTGCTTGATTGATTCTTCCATCTTCATAAATTTCCTCATCTATATGAAAATGAACTATTTTCCCAATAATAAGGTCACAGCCTATTGAGCCGTTCTCTCCTATCTCTAAGGAGTGTTCCAAAGTACACTCCATCCGAACCTTAGATTCATTCACCCCTGGCACCTTTAGCTTTTCACTATTAACTAGTGTTAACTCAGCTAATTTAATTTCACTTTGATTTGGTGGAAGACTAGCAGCCGTGAGATTTACCTTTTCAACATTTTGTTCATCCACAATATGAACAACAAACTCTTTGGAATGGATAATATTACGGGCTGTATCCTTTTGGTTTCCTCCAGAACGCTGTATAGAAAGAGAAATCATCGGTGGGTTCGATGAGACAATATTGAAATAGCTAAAAGGTGCACCATTTAAGGTCCCATTGTCTGAAAGCGACGTTACAAACGCGATTGGTCTTGGAATGATGCTTCCAATTAAAAGTTTGTAATTTTCTCTTTCAGTATTTAAGGATGGGTCAATTGACAACATTAGAAAATCATTCCTTTCGTAGAACTAATCTATTTTTCTTACTTGTAACGTAATCAATACATCATTTAGACGACTTCGGTACATTTCATATTGAGGTGGCAACATTAATTTCTCACCCATTGTTCCGTATGATTCATCATGAGTGAAACCTGGAGGAACTGTAGCAATTTCGAATAATATTTCTTTAAAAATAAGATACAAATTCACTAACAGGTTTTCGATAGCCCCTTGGTTTTCTGCTTTCTACTTTCTCTTTTCCTATTGTGATCATCATGACTACTTCGTGTTCATCATCAATATTTAACAATTCTTTTACTGCTTTTGGATCAAATCCAATCATCGGGCAAGTATCCCAACCTTTTTCCTTAGCAGCTAACATAAAGAGCATAGCTGACAAAGATGCATTTCTTATCGCATCCTCTTTTTGAAATTCTTGTCCCCTTAATTCATAAAAGGATATGGTGTCTGAAACCAAATGATCATATTCTTGCTTATTGATAATCCCTTACATTTTCAAACCTTCATAGATTTTCGGAGCTTCATAAAACGAATTCCTATCACCTAATACTAAAATAACCGCAGATGAACTTTTAACTTTATATTGTCCATTAGCTGCTTTTCTCATTTTTTCTTTTATCTCAGAATCAATGACAACAAAATACTTAGTATGTTGTAGATTAAACGCAGATGGTGCCAGTTTTACAAGTTCAAAAATTTCATTAAGTTCCTCTTTAGTGATAGGAATATTATCAAGAAAGTTACCTGCAGATCTTCTTTTATTCACCAAATCGATAAATTGAGTCATTTAATCAACCCTCTTTTTTATTTCGGAATATAAAAATCTTGAATTCAAGATATAATACAAAAAATATATTAGTAGATTCATTGTAAAATTAAGTTACTAAAAGTTATTAGCTATTTCTTAGTAAGTATTATATAAAACTCATCGCTAAAAGTAAAGATTTATTTTTTATGTTATTTTTTCCTAATTACTCAATAAAAAAAGCTGACCGAAACGATTACCTTTTTCAAGCATTCTGTTACGATAACCGTTCATTTCACTTGATGTTCAAACTGCTCCTTTAACATCCATTTAAATTTTAATAGAAAAGAATGACCCCGTTTCAATACATAGGTCATTCTTTTAGCAATTACTATCGATATTTTAAATCTCAGATCCTATAACTCATCATTTATTAGCATCCACTATCTACTCTCTATCTAGCAATGCTGCACCGGCAATTCCAGGATGTGTCATTTCATACGGATCTAGAATTAAGTCAAGCTCTTCCTCGGTTAAAACATCATATTTCAGACAAAGTTCTCTGATTGGAGCCCCACTTAAAATTGCCTCTCTGGCAATTCGAGCAGCCACCTCGTAACCAATATGAGGGTTAACCGCTGTAATCACACCCACACTCTTTTCTACATATTCTTTTAACCGATCTTCATTTGCTTTAATATCTTTTAAGCAATTATCTGTGAAGACGCGGAAGGCATTATTCATAATACTTATTGATTGAAGCAGATTAAATACAAGTACTGGCTCCATGACATTTAATTCAAGCTGACCTGCTTCTGATGCAAGACAAATTGTATGGTCATTACCAATTACTTGGAATGCTACTTGATTGATTAACTCCGCCATAACTGGGTTTACTTTACCAGGCATAATTGATGAACCTGGCTGACGTGCTGGTAGCGTAATTTCTCCTAATCCAGCTCTAGGGCCAGATGCCATTAAACGTAAATCATTTGCGATTTTTGACATATTCATCATACATACTTTTAATGCTGCAGATACTTCTGTGTAAGCATCCGTATTCTGTGTTGCATCAACAAGATGCTCTGCACCCACTAGTGGTAAACCACTAATATCTGAGAGATGTTTGACTACTAATTCGATATAACGTGGATCTGCATTTAATCCGGTTCCGACTGCTGTCGCTCCCATATTTAATTCATATAAATGTTGGCGGGATTGTTTAATCCGCTTAATATCACGATCAATGACGCGTCCATATGCCTCAAACTCCTGACCAAGACGAATCGGTACAGCATCTTGAAGATGGGTACGCCCCATTTTGATTACATGATTAAATTCTTTTGCTTTTTGTTGGAATACGCTATGCATATCTTCCATTGTTTTCAGTAATTTTTCGAGTAGATTTAATACGGCTATATGAATAGCTGTCGGAAATGCATCATTGGTTGATTGAGACATATTCACATGAGTATTCGGACTGCAATGGAAGTAATCCCCTTTTTCTTTCCCAAGAATTTCGATGGCACGATTGGCAATGACTTCATTAACATTCATGTTTATCGATGTCCCTGCTCCACCTTGAATAGGATCTACGATAATTTGATCATGCCATTTCCCTTCCATCAATTCTTCCGCCGCTTGTACAATCGCATCTCCAATTCCTGAATATAAACGTTTCACGTCCATATTTGCTTGTGCCGCTGCCTTTTTCACGATTGCCATAGCTTTAATTAATTCTTCATGTATTCTATACCCAGTGATTGGGAAATTTTCAACTGCACGTAAAGTTTGAACCCCATAGTAAGCATCAACAGGTACTTCCTTTGATCCTAAAAAATCCTTCTCAATTCGAATATGCTCTTTTATCGTTGACATATTAATCTCTCTCCTCTATTAAATAGAAAAAACTAAAAAAATAGTATACTCATTAATCATCCTATTAAAAGGAATCGTTCAATCACTTTCTAGCGGGATACAGGACTCCTGACCTGCTTCCAATTTATCAGTTTGTCCAAAACATCTACAGCAATTTAAAACAATGATTCCGTTTTCATATCCCAAGACTATATTACACCTGTTTCATATATGCTTCAAGGCTTTGAGACCCATTGTTTTAACATGTGGATAACCTCTCAAAAAATCTCCGTTTTTTCCATTTCAAACATCAGTTAAACTACAGTAGAATCTCTATTTACCCAGCAATTTCAGCAGAACTAAATTCCCCATTAATATTTCCAGTTACTATAATTGAATGCCCCCAAAACATATCTCCATCATCAAAAAATAGGTCAAAATCACCATCTGGATAAACACTAATACTACTTAATTTCATAAGCCCAACAAATATTTCCTTTGTAATCTTATTCATTTCTGCCTCTTCATTATCCTCGAGCCATTCATTTGCCAATTCAACCAGTTCTTCAGCAGCATAACCTCTAATTTTCCTATTCCATTTATCCTGCTCCTTAAAAAGCTCATAGGCAGTTTTCAATGCAGAATGCATAACCGTCCTATCTTCATTCCAATCAAAATATAAATATCCCTCTTCACCAGCCCAGGAAATATCCTTTTCAAAAACCTTTATACCCTTATTAAGCTCAAAAATACCTAATACATCATCATTATAAAAAACGGGCTTTAGCGATTCCTGTAAGATGATTTCTAATTCATCATCGCGATAATCCTTTTCGATTACGCTAACAAGCATCATCGACTTTTCAGCCTTACGTACCTGAAGTCTTGCGATTGAATTCATACCCAATAGGTCTCTTGTTTTTTCCCATTCCTCATCATCTACCAACCATTCAAGTCGCAGCTCTTCTTTTATAGAAGGTTCATTGCTCCCCAAGGCTTTCCAGGCAATTAACGGGATTGAGGCATTCCACATTTGATTTCCTCCGGCTCTTCCCGCACTAATTCCCGAAGCTCCTGTAACAGCTATTACTTCCATCACCTGTTCCTTAAATCGACTTTCAAATTGACTTTTTTCTCTAGTTTTACTCATACTAGTCACCATTCCTTTATTAATCAGAAATTGCTCTTATTACATTCCAACTTGTGAATCATTAAATCTATTATACTTGTAATTTTTGTAAAGGCATCAATCCTCTTAACATATTCATACTTTTTTGTTATTAGAAAGGTAATTTTTCCGCTTCTCTTTACATGTTTTTTGAAGTGAGAAAATTTCTGTCAAAATTGAAAAACAAATTAGTATATTCAAGGAACAAGGTAGAGTATAATACCATTAGTTATCAAGGTTAAACTAACTTACATAACTTCATTGTTACATAAGAATAATTACTGGGATAATTTTTTCCCTTACTATTTAGGAGGTAATAAAATGGTGCTGCCAAATTTCGAAGAAAACTTACAAAAATATGCAAAGCTTTTAGTTGCAAAAGGGATCAATGTTCAGCCAGGTGACTGGGTGAAAATGACGATCACAGTTGATCAAGCTCCTTTAGCACGTCTTATCACGAAAGAGGCTTATGATTTAGGGGCTGAAAAGGTCATTATTAAATGGTCTGATGATGAAATCAGCAAGCTGAATTACATACATCAACCTGTAGAAGTATTAACCAACATTCCTGAATATGAAATCCAAGAATCAGAAGACCATGTGTTAAATCATCGCGTTAGCCGACTTTCGATTGTATCCAGTGATCCAGGATTACTTAATGAAGTGGATCCTTCTAAAGTTGCAGCTTATCAAAATGTAGCCGGTAAAGCATTCAAGGCACAGCGAATAGCAACGCAGAATGATGATTTGAAATGGACGGTAGCTGCTGCTGCTGGAGCTGGCTGGGCAAAGCAAGTGTTTCCTGATTTATCAACATCTGAAGAACAAGTGGATGCCTTATGGGATCAAATTTTCAAAACATGCCGTGTTTATGAAGAAGATCCAATCGCCGCATGGGATGAGCATAAAAAGATTTTAAATGAGAAAGCAGCTATATTAAATGAAATTCAATTTGATGCCCTTCACTACACAGCACCAGGGACTGATTTAACATTAGGCTTACCGAAGAACCATATTTGGGCATGTGCTGAAAGCTATAACCCAAAAGGGGAAGAATTTATTGCTAACATGCCTACAGAGGAGGTTTTCACTGCTCCTGATACACATCGTATGGAAGGTGTTGTTCGCAGCACAAAGCCACTTAGTTATGCAGGTACGCTCATTGAGGGCATTGAAGTTCATTTTAAAGATGGAAAAATCGTGGATATTTCCGCTGAAAAAGGAAATGAAGCAATCAAAAAGCTAGTATTCGACAATGACGGTGGAACAGGCTTAGGTGAAGTTGCCTTAGTACCAGACCCATCACCAATTTCTCAATCCAATATTACTTTCTTTAATACACTATTTGATGAAAATGCATCCAATCATTTGGCCATTGGGGCAGCATATCCAACGACCATTCAAGGTGGAACAAAAATGAACGAAGAAGAATTATTGAAGAATGGGATGAACACTTCAAACGTTCATGTTGACTTCATGATCGGCTCTAACCAAATGGATATCGATGGAATCAAACAAGACGGCACGATTGTACCTATCTTCCGAAATGGAGACTGGGCAATCTAGTCTAAATAATTTTTCATAACTTAAGGCTGTTTTCGTATAGATTGTTGCTTTTATAAAAGCAACAATCTATACGAAACAGTAAAAATAAAAGGGCTCAGAATGGGTATATTCTGAACCCTTTTATTGAATCAAATTAGTCTCACAACCGTTTTAAATTAAGGTCAACTTTTCTTTTTACCAATATGATATAAAAATTTATTGGTAGACAAACCTACAAGATACTGGCGTCTATTCCATCTTCCCTACCACTTTCACTCTTAGTCTTGTTGCATTTTCCGGATGATACGCAAGCGGGGTTTCTTCTACCTCAACTAACTCAATCGTTTCAGCAACCGCACCAGCTAATACAGCTTGTTTCACTGCCTTTTCCTGAGCATCTTTCAAGGAATCCTCACGTGATTCTTTAGAATAGATATAGATCTGCTCATATTGCCCACTAATTTGAGCAATTGATGCACCAATTGCATTGGCTACTGTACCATTTTCCGCTTTAATCATATTCGATACCCCACGAATCGTATCAGGAACAATAATACTTCCTCCTCCTACGATAACAAGCTGAACATCTTCTGAGGAGGTTTTCATTTTATCGATGGCCTGCTCAATTAATGAGGAAATTTCTATTAGCACATCTTTAGCGAAAGCTTCATCAATGTGCTCGACTAAGTTTTTATCACCTACATCAGCTAAGCCTAGACGAACCGCAATGTCGGTTGTAGTCAGGGTACTTCCACCAAATACAAGTGCTTCCTGACTAATTTTGTATCCTACACTATCGGGACCAATGGTAATCTTGCCGTTGTTTACACGAACAATACTTCCTCCACCCAGACCTACAGAAATAATATCAGGCATTCTAAAATTGGTGCGGATATCTCCAACCTCAACTGCTACAGAAGACTCTCTCGGAAATCCGTCCTGTAAAACTCCAATATCAGAGGTCGTACCTCCTACATCAAGAACCATTGTATTTTTGATTTGCGCTAAATAGGAAGCACCCCGGATGCTGTTTGTTGGTCCACATGCAATTGTTAAAATAGGAAATTGTTTCGCATATTCGATTGACATCAAGGTTCCATCGTTTTGACATAAATAGACTTCCGCGTTAGCAATCCCTTCCTCTTCCAATGCATGAATAAATCCTTGTGTTGTTGTTTCAATTACTTTACATAAGGCTGCATTGAGAATGGTTGCATTTTCACGTTCAATTAACCCTACAGAACCAATCAATGAAGAGCAAGATACCGGGAATTCTTCTCCATATACTTCTTGGATGAGATCACGTACCTTTAGTTCTTGATCATTTTTGATCGAAGAGAATACACCAACTACAGCGATCGATTCTACTTTTCCCTGCCATTCCTCTAGTAGACTCTTAATTTCATTATCATCAAGCGCTCCCAATAATTGACCATCGTATTCATAACCACCATGTACTAATGCATAATTTCCAGAAAGTTCTTCAACCATATCTTTCGGCCAGGCGGTAAAAGGAAGAACAGAGGCAGTTGCTGGATAGCCAAGCCGAATGACACCAACTCGGGCTAATTTCTTCCGTTCTACTATTGCGTTTGTACACTGGGTTGTCCCTAGCATCGCATGAGTGATCTTCGTTTTATCAATATTTGCTTCTTTTAAAACGTTTCTTAAAGCTGTTTCAATCCCCGTTTTAATATCTAAACTTGTAGGAGATTTTACACTATGAATTAGATGACGATGTTCATCTAAAATAATCGCATCTGTATTTGTTCCACCAACATCTATACCAATCTTATACATGTTTTACTACCACCTTTTTAACCAATTCCTCAATTGGAACATAATCATAATCGTATCCGAAATAGTTTGGACCAGCTGTTTCGATTCCTTTATCCGTTCTCCATTTTTCATGTGCTGGCAACCCAATCACACGTACCCTTTTCCCATATTTTAGACTTTCAGTTGTTACTGGTAATAAGGTTTCATAATCCACTAAACAAATTAAGTCCGGAGTCATAGCAACTACTTGACCATCTTTTTCTGCAATAAGATTTTCATTTTGAAAATGGACCTTCATATTTTCATCTTTATTTTCTTCAATTCCTTCAAGGTTCATTTTCCCAAGGTTAAAGCCACCCTTGGTTTCTCGAATCACATCCACAATTTTCCCTTGGAATAACTGATATCCAGAGACTAACTTTAGCAATTCCTGAAGTTTTTCTTTTGCATTTTGTTCCTTTGAAGAAATAATTTCACCGATCTTTTCGGAAAGTGTAATGATATGATGGACGCCACTCTTCTTAATCTGTGCACCAGTCGTTGGGTACAAACTAACCAAGGAACTAGCACCCATCTCAACCGTTGCTGTTCGAGCCAAACGTTCTGTCCATTTATTATCTATTGTTTCAAATATCCCGATATTTCCTTTTTCATCAGTGATGGCCATTGGCGTTGCTGAAATCCCATCCAAGTTAAAGGTCACCATTTGGAGTTCTGGAAACGCCCGCCCCATTCCATCACAGTCAATGAGAGGTAAATCCAATTGTGCAGCTACCACAATCGGGATCATCGAATTTACCCCACCTGCTTCCATTGGATAAGTTCCTGTAATCTTTTCCTTCCCTATATATTTCGCTAGCTTTTGAAAAACTTTTACAAACTCATCTCCACGTGGAAACTTTTCTACTAAAACTGATGGTGCCCCCATCATCGCGGCTGGAATGAAAAAGTCCTCATCCTCGATTTCATCAACTGAATATAGTCGTACTGGTCCATTTTTCTCAATAGCGGAAAGAGCCATCATTTTCCCAATATAAGGGTCTCCTCCACCACCTGTTCCTAAAAAGGCTGCTCCAATAGCAATTCGTTCAATCGCATCTTTATCTAAATATCTCATTTATTCTCCTCCAACATGATAGATTTCTGTATAGAAAAACGATAGCCAAAATAATAAATTACAAATGAAATAATAATCCCAGTTAATGGCTGATTAGGTACTTGAGGCAAGCTAGGGAATAAAGAAAAAACAACTGGAATACTAGCAATGACAGCACCTACTAGCCAAGAGAAAACGCCTAAACGGTTCACACCCTCCACTTGTCTCCAATTATTCATATTGCCCTTATTCATTATCCAATAGGAGGCAATCATTACCCCTGCAACTGGTGGAATCATTGCTGATAATATAGACATGATAGGTGTGAAATAATTTAATATTCCCACCACGGCAAGTAAAGTTCCCACCGTACCAGCAATTCCAACTGCCATTTTTTCTTTTTGCTTTGAAATGTTAAAAACATTAATCAAGGCAATTCCACCAGATATTGCATTAACCAAATTTGTTTTCCATGTAGCTAAGATTAAAATGACACCACCAATGAATGGGGTTGCTATATTCAAAAAGACCGCAGTAATATCGCTCGTCTGATATGCAATCGTTAAAACTGCTCCTACGCCAATCATCAGAACTCCAGCTGGAATAATTCCAAAGATGGCTGCTTTAAAAACATCTGAACGCTTTTTGGAAAATTGGGAATAATCACCCGCTATCACTGCTCCTAATGCAAATGACCCCATTGTGACTGAAAGCCCATCCATAAAACTCATATTACCACTAGGTTTATAGTTCTGAATTGCTTGTAAATGATCTCCACTCAATGTTTGAACTAAACCAACTATAGAAATGATGACCAATAATGGAACTGCAATATAGCTTATTACGCGTAGCACCTTAATTCCATAGATAGCTGAGACCACCATTACCAAACCGCAAAGGAAAGAGGCTAATGGTATTGGCAAATTCATATCATAATTCGCCAGTAAATTCGCTAATGCAGCCCCACAAACATTGGCTTGAATTCCAAACCATCCTAAGCAAGCAATGGCTAAAATAATTGATAATATTGTTCGTGAGCCCTTTTTACCAAATACTTGTCCGGCAATATGAACAGTTGGCTTTCCCAGATCACTACTTTGCATGCCTTGCAAAATCATGATGGCGACGACAATGAAATAACCGACAAATGCTACGAATAATGCCTTAGGTAAACTCATACCAGAAATAAGGGTATTTCCTACTAATAAACTTGGTATGCTAATCATTGCACCAGCCCAGACAATTCCTAGACTATACCATGATTGATGCTCGCCATTATTTCTCATATTGTAGCCCCTCCTTTACTCCATTCATTCCTCTTTTCATATAAAGTGTTGATTTTCGTAAGTATTAAAAACCTAAATAAATCTGATTTTCTACTTTGTTCAACTGTTAACAATCTTAAAAATCACACTCCGATTTTTGTTTAGAAAATTAGACAGCAACGTATTTACAAAAGCAACAAAACTATACGAAAACATCCTTTTGAAAAGAGACTAGTAAATTTATTTCCCATTATAAAAGAAACAATGGGGGTGAGTCTTTTTC contains:
- the aspA gene encoding aspartate ammonia-lyase, which translates into the protein MSTIKEHIRIEKDFLGSKEVPVDAYYGVQTLRAVENFPITGYRIHEELIKAMAIVKKAAAQANMDVKRLYSGIGDAIVQAAEELMEGKWHDQIIVDPIQGGAGTSINMNVNEVIANRAIEILGKEKGDYFHCSPNTHVNMSQSTNDAFPTAIHIAVLNLLEKLLKTMEDMHSVFQQKAKEFNHVIKMGRTHLQDAVPIRLGQEFEAYGRVIDRDIKRIKQSRQHLYELNMGATAVGTGLNADPRYIELVVKHLSDISGLPLVGAEHLVDATQNTDAYTEVSAALKVCMMNMSKIANDLRLMASGPRAGLGEITLPARQPGSSIMPGKVNPVMAELINQVAFQVIGNDHTICLASEAGQLELNVMEPVLVFNLLQSISIMNNAFRVFTDNCLKDIKANEDRLKEYVEKSVGVITAVNPHIGYEVAARIAREAILSGAPIRELCLKYDVLTEEELDLILDPYEMTHPGIAGAALLDRE
- a CDS encoding aminopeptidase; its protein translation is MVLPNFEENLQKYAKLLVAKGINVQPGDWVKMTITVDQAPLARLITKEAYDLGAEKVIIKWSDDEISKLNYIHQPVEVLTNIPEYEIQESEDHVLNHRVSRLSIVSSDPGLLNEVDPSKVAAYQNVAGKAFKAQRIATQNDDLKWTVAAAAGAGWAKQVFPDLSTSEEQVDALWDQIFKTCRVYEEDPIAAWDEHKKILNEKAAILNEIQFDALHYTAPGTDLTLGLPKNHIWACAESYNPKGEEFIANMPTEEVFTAPDTHRMEGVVRSTKPLSYAGTLIEGIEVHFKDGKIVDISAEKGNEAIKKLVFDNDGGTGLGEVALVPDPSPISQSNITFFNTLFDENASNHLAIGAAYPTTIQGGTKMNEEELLKNGMNTSNVHVDFMIGSNQMDIDGIKQDGTIVPIFRNGDWAI
- a CDS encoding alpha/beta hydrolase; translation: MKHFFQKGKDPSRPTLLLLHGTGGNESDLLPVAGRVDDQASVLSVRGNVLENGMPRFFRRLAEGVFDEEDLIFRTKELKDFLDDSAEKYQFKRNNVIAIGYSNGANIAASLLFHYQNALKGAILHHPMVPRKGIDLPNLSGKSVFIAAGTNDPICSPLESAELQSLLQNANADVELHWENRGHQLTIDEVEAAAQWYKQKFN
- a CDS encoding DUF2262 domain-containing protein produces the protein MSKTREKSQFESRFKEQVMEVIAVTGASGISAGRAGGNQMWNASIPLIAWKALGSNEPSIKEELRLEWLVDDEEWEKTRDLLGMNSIARLQVRKAEKSMMLVSVIEKDYRDDELEIILQESLKPVFYNDDVLGIFELNKGIKVFEKDISWAGEEGYLYFDWNEDRTVMHSALKTAYELFKEQDKWNRKIRGYAAEELVELANEWLEDNEEAEMNKITKEIFVGLMKLSSISVYPDGDFDLFFDDGDMFWGHSIIVTGNINGEFSSAEIAG
- a CDS encoding ring-cleaving dioxygenase; protein product: MLKTDGIHHISAMVNDAQRTIDFYTGVLGLRLIKKTVNFDRPEVYHLYFGNVTGDPGTVITFFPWAKQLKGRIGTGQVGVTAYMIPKGSISFWESRLQKYQVSYQSSSRFGETYLELNDPDGLQIELVERAEGERNRWKLSDIPAEYAIKGFAGATLLSKFPHKTAEVLENVLGFTCLGQEGEFLRFKADGKFGNIIDTKLSASVRGLMGAGTVHHIAWRAKDEEQHQKWRELLEQEGYFPTEILDRNYFKALYFHEGGGILFEIATDLPGFTVDEPLSELGNKLMLPTWLEDKREEMVELLPHIEVKSLKGE
- a CDS encoding cytosine permease, with protein sequence MRNNGEHQSWYSLGIVWAGAMISIPSLLVGNTLISGMSLPKALFVAFVGYFIVVAIMILQGMQSSDLGKPTVHIAGQVFGKKGSRTILSIILAIACLGWFGIQANVCGAALANLLANYDMNLPIPLASFLCGLVMVVSAIYGIKVLRVISYIAVPLLVIISIVGLVQTLSGDHLQAIQNYKPSGNMSFMDGLSVTMGSFALGAVIAGDYSQFSKKRSDVFKAAIFGIIPAGVLMIGVGAVLTIAYQTSDITAVFLNIATPFIGGVILILATWKTNLVNAISGGIALINVFNISKQKEKMAVGIAGTVGTLLAVVGILNYFTPIMSILSAMIPPVAGVMIASYWIMNKGNMNNWRQVEGVNRLGVFSWLVGAVIASIPVVFSLFPSLPQVPNQPLTGIIISFVIYYFGYRFSIQKSIMLEENK
- a CDS encoding hydantoinase/oxoprolinase N-terminal domain-containing protein translates to MYKIGIDVGGTNTDAIILDEHRHLIHSVKSPTSLDIKTGIETALRNVLKEANIDKTKITHAMLGTTQCTNAIVERKKLARVGVIRLGYPATASVLPFTAWPKDMVEELSGNYALVHGGYEYDGQLLGALDDNEIKSLLEEWQGKVESIAVVGVFSSIKNDQELKVRDLIQEVYGEEFPVSCSSLIGSVGLIERENATILNAALCKVIETTTQGFIHALEEEGIANAEVYLCQNDGTLMSIEYAKQFPILTIACGPTNSIRGASYLAQIKNTMVLDVGGTTSDIGVLQDGFPRESSVAVEVGDIRTNFRMPDIISVGLGGGSIVRVNNGKITIGPDSVGYKISQEALVFGGSTLTTTDIAVRLGLADVGDKNLVEHIDEAFAKDVLIEISSLIEQAIDKMKTSSEDVQLVIVGGGSIIVPDTIRGVSNMIKAENGTVANAIGASIAQISGQYEQIYIYSKESREDSLKDAQEKAVKQAVLAGAVAETIELVEVEETPLAYHPENATRLRVKVVGKME
- a CDS encoding flavin reductase family protein, coding for MLSIDPSLNTERENYKLLIGSIIPRPIAFVTSLSDNGTLNGAPFSYFNIVSSNPPMISLSIQRSGGNQKDTARNIIHSKEFVVHIVDEQNVEKVNLTAASLPPNQSEIKLAELTLVNSEKLKVPGVNESKVRMECTLEHSLEIGENGSIGCDLIIGKIVHFHIDEEIYEDGRINQAGLAAVSRLAGTNYSKIGKVFSIERPK
- a CDS encoding DUF917 domain-containing protein; the encoded protein is MRYLDKDAIERIAIGAAFLGTGGGGDPYIGKMMALSAIEKNGPVRLYSVDEIEDEDFFIPAAMMGAPSVLVEKFPRGDEFVKVFQKLAKYIGKEKITGTYPMEAGGVNSMIPIVVAAQLDLPLIDCDGMGRAFPELQMVTFNLDGISATPMAITDEKGNIGIFETIDNKWTERLARTATVEMGASSLVSLYPTTGAQIKKSGVHHIITLSEKIGEIISSKEQNAKEKLQELLKLVSGYQLFQGKIVDVIRETKGGFNLGKMNLEGIEENKDENMKVHFQNENLIAEKDGQVVAMTPDLICLVDYETLLPVTTESLKYGKRVRVIGLPAHEKWRTDKGIETAGPNYFGYDYDYVPIEELVKKVVVKHV